The following are from one region of the Syngnathus acus chromosome 10, fSynAcu1.2, whole genome shotgun sequence genome:
- the LOC119128163 gene encoding endothelin-1 receptor-like isoform X2 yields MLSSLLVVLLLSAQSRCHGNISTDPGDTESPSSRSDSSAIPGCTRTTAIDGTFKCINTVVSCLIFVVGVVGNVTLLRIIYQNKGMRNGPNALIASLALGDLIYIAVDIPINVYKLLAMRWPFEDSRFGLVLCKLFPFLQKASVGITVLNLCALSVDRYRAVASWSRLPSKGIPTATAAEILAIWLLSAALAAPEAVGFDMVTFEYNNVTMTTCMLRPTTPFMTFYRDVKDWWLFAFYFCVPLACSAIFYGLMTCEMLRHRNGSLRIVLSEHLKQRRDVAKAVFCLVLIFALCWFPLHLSRLLKRTTYKSHDAHRCDLLNFLLVLDYFSINMATINSCINPIILYFVSRKFKNCFKSCLCCWCQSNSELLYKHTQS; encoded by the exons ATGCTGTCTTCACTGCTGGTTGTTTTGCTTCTATCAGCCCAGTCCCGTTGCCATGGGAACATCTCAACTGACCCAGGTGACACGGAATCTCCCTCGTCCCGGTCCGACTCTTCCGCCATCCCCGGCTGCACGAGGACCACGGCCATCGACGGTACCTTCAAGTGCATCAACACCGTCGTGTCATGCCTCATCTTTGTCGTGGGCGTCGTCGGCAACGTCACCCTGTTGAGGATCATCTACCAGAATAAAGGCATGAGGAACGGCCCCAACGCTCTCATTGCCAGCTTGGCCCTGGGTGACCTCATCTATATCGCCGTTGACATTCCCATCAACGTATACAAG CTTTTAGCTATGCGCTGGCCCTTTGAGGACAGCCGCTTTGGTCTCGTCCTGTGCAAGCTCTTCCCCTTCCTCCAGAAAGCCTCGGTCGGCATCACCGTCCTCAACCTGTGCGCTCTCAGCGTGGACAG GTACCGCGCAGTGGCATCCTGGTCACGGTTACCGAGCAAGGGCATTCCCACGGCGACGGCGGCGGAGATCCTGGCCATCTGGCTGCTGTCGGCCGCGCTAGCCGCGCCCGAGGCCGTCGGCTTCGACATGGTCACCTTTGAGTACAACAACGTTACCATGACGACCTGCATGCTCCGGCCCACTACGCCATTTATGACG TTTTATCGGGACGTCAAGGACTGGTGGTTGTTTGCTTTCTACTTCTGCGTCCCGCTGGCGTGCTCCGCCATCTTTTACGGCTTGATGACCTGCGAAATGCTCCGACACCGCAATGGAAGTCTGCGGATTGTATTAAGCGAACACTTGAAGCAG CGTCGTGACGTGGCCAAAGCCGTCTTCTGCCTGGTGCTGATCTTCGCGCTGTGCTGGTTCCCGTTGCATCTCAGTCGCTTGCTCAAGAGGACGACCTACAAATCTCACGACGCACATCGATGTGACCTCTTGAA cTTCCTGTTGGTGTTGGACTACTTCAGCATCAACATGGCCACCATTAACTCCTGTATTAATCCCATCATCCTCTATTTTGTCTCCAGGAAGTTCAAAAACTGCTTCAAG TCCTGTTTGTGTTGCTGGTGCCAATCCAACTCCGAGCTGCTGTACAAGCACACGCAAAGCTGA
- the LOC119128163 gene encoding endothelin-1 receptor-like isoform X1 yields MLSSLLVVLLLSAQSRCHGNISTDPGDTESPSSRSDSSAIPGCTRTTAIDGTFKCINTVVSCLIFVVGVVGNVTLLRIIYQNKGMRNGPNALIASLALGDLIYIAVDIPINVYKLLAMRWPFEDSRFGLVLCKLFPFLQKASVGITVLNLCALSVDRYRAVASWSRLPSKGIPTATAAEILAIWLLSAALAAPEAVGFDMVTFEYNNVTMTTCMLRPTTPFMTFYRDVKDWWLFAFYFCVPLACSAIFYGLMTCEMLRHRNGSLRIVLSEHLKQRRDVAKAVFCLVLIFALCWFPLHLSRLLKRTTYKSHDAHRCDLLNFLLVLDYFSINMATINSCINPIILYFVSRKFKNCFKVTRCFFFVAAIPESMSVIFLLCVCLFLQSCLCCWCQSNSELLYKHTQS; encoded by the exons ATGCTGTCTTCACTGCTGGTTGTTTTGCTTCTATCAGCCCAGTCCCGTTGCCATGGGAACATCTCAACTGACCCAGGTGACACGGAATCTCCCTCGTCCCGGTCCGACTCTTCCGCCATCCCCGGCTGCACGAGGACCACGGCCATCGACGGTACCTTCAAGTGCATCAACACCGTCGTGTCATGCCTCATCTTTGTCGTGGGCGTCGTCGGCAACGTCACCCTGTTGAGGATCATCTACCAGAATAAAGGCATGAGGAACGGCCCCAACGCTCTCATTGCCAGCTTGGCCCTGGGTGACCTCATCTATATCGCCGTTGACATTCCCATCAACGTATACAAG CTTTTAGCTATGCGCTGGCCCTTTGAGGACAGCCGCTTTGGTCTCGTCCTGTGCAAGCTCTTCCCCTTCCTCCAGAAAGCCTCGGTCGGCATCACCGTCCTCAACCTGTGCGCTCTCAGCGTGGACAG GTACCGCGCAGTGGCATCCTGGTCACGGTTACCGAGCAAGGGCATTCCCACGGCGACGGCGGCGGAGATCCTGGCCATCTGGCTGCTGTCGGCCGCGCTAGCCGCGCCCGAGGCCGTCGGCTTCGACATGGTCACCTTTGAGTACAACAACGTTACCATGACGACCTGCATGCTCCGGCCCACTACGCCATTTATGACG TTTTATCGGGACGTCAAGGACTGGTGGTTGTTTGCTTTCTACTTCTGCGTCCCGCTGGCGTGCTCCGCCATCTTTTACGGCTTGATGACCTGCGAAATGCTCCGACACCGCAATGGAAGTCTGCGGATTGTATTAAGCGAACACTTGAAGCAG CGTCGTGACGTGGCCAAAGCCGTCTTCTGCCTGGTGCTGATCTTCGCGCTGTGCTGGTTCCCGTTGCATCTCAGTCGCTTGCTCAAGAGGACGACCTACAAATCTCACGACGCACATCGATGTGACCTCTTGAA cTTCCTGTTGGTGTTGGACTACTTCAGCATCAACATGGCCACCATTAACTCCTGTATTAATCCCATCATCCTCTATTTTGTCTCCAGGAAGTTCAAAAACTGCTTCAAGGTAACgagatgtttcttttttgtagcCGCGATACCTGAAAGCATGTCGGTCATCTTCttgctctgtgtgtgtcttttcctGCAGTCCTGTTTGTGTTGCTGGTGCCAATCCAACTCCGAGCTGCTGTACAAGCACACGCAAAGCTGA
- the LOC119128163 gene encoding endothelin-1 receptor-like isoform X3 yields the protein MRNGPNALIASLALGDLIYIAVDIPINVYKLLAMRWPFEDSRFGLVLCKLFPFLQKASVGITVLNLCALSVDRYRAVASWSRLPSKGIPTATAAEILAIWLLSAALAAPEAVGFDMVTFEYNNVTMTTCMLRPTTPFMTFYRDVKDWWLFAFYFCVPLACSAIFYGLMTCEMLRHRNGSLRIVLSEHLKQRRDVAKAVFCLVLIFALCWFPLHLSRLLKRTTYKSHDAHRCDLLNFLLVLDYFSINMATINSCINPIILYFVSRKFKNCFKVTRCFFFVAAIPESMSVIFLLCVCLFLQSCLCCWCQSNSELLYKHTQS from the exons ATGAGGAACGGCCCCAACGCTCTCATTGCCAGCTTGGCCCTGGGTGACCTCATCTATATCGCCGTTGACATTCCCATCAACGTATACAAG CTTTTAGCTATGCGCTGGCCCTTTGAGGACAGCCGCTTTGGTCTCGTCCTGTGCAAGCTCTTCCCCTTCCTCCAGAAAGCCTCGGTCGGCATCACCGTCCTCAACCTGTGCGCTCTCAGCGTGGACAG GTACCGCGCAGTGGCATCCTGGTCACGGTTACCGAGCAAGGGCATTCCCACGGCGACGGCGGCGGAGATCCTGGCCATCTGGCTGCTGTCGGCCGCGCTAGCCGCGCCCGAGGCCGTCGGCTTCGACATGGTCACCTTTGAGTACAACAACGTTACCATGACGACCTGCATGCTCCGGCCCACTACGCCATTTATGACG TTTTATCGGGACGTCAAGGACTGGTGGTTGTTTGCTTTCTACTTCTGCGTCCCGCTGGCGTGCTCCGCCATCTTTTACGGCTTGATGACCTGCGAAATGCTCCGACACCGCAATGGAAGTCTGCGGATTGTATTAAGCGAACACTTGAAGCAG CGTCGTGACGTGGCCAAAGCCGTCTTCTGCCTGGTGCTGATCTTCGCGCTGTGCTGGTTCCCGTTGCATCTCAGTCGCTTGCTCAAGAGGACGACCTACAAATCTCACGACGCACATCGATGTGACCTCTTGAA cTTCCTGTTGGTGTTGGACTACTTCAGCATCAACATGGCCACCATTAACTCCTGTATTAATCCCATCATCCTCTATTTTGTCTCCAGGAAGTTCAAAAACTGCTTCAAGGTAACgagatgtttcttttttgtagcCGCGATACCTGAAAGCATGTCGGTCATCTTCttgctctgtgtgtgtcttttcctGCAGTCCTGTTTGTGTTGCTGGTGCCAATCCAACTCCGAGCTGCTGTACAAGCACACGCAAAGCTGA
- the LOC119128146 gene encoding transmembrane protein 184C-like isoform X1 translates to MPCSCVQWRRWIRPLVLLLYVVLLLAVVPLCVWELLKDKVGTHGKAWFIAGVFVFLTIPISLWDILQHLVHYTQPELQRPIIRILWMVPIYSLDSWLALRYPGLAIYADTCRECYEAYVIYNFLVFLLNFLSNQYPSLVLMLEVQQQQDHLPPLCCCPPWPMGEVLLFRCKLGVLQYTVVRPVTTVTALVCQLCGVYDEANFSFRNAWSYLVIINNISQLFAMYCLVLLYRALKEELTPIRPVGKFLCVKLVVFVSFWQAVLIAFLVKVGVISEKRTWDWASVEAVATGLQDFIICIEMFLAAIAHHYTFTHKPYIQEAEEGTCLDSFLAMWDFSDIRADVTEQVRHVGERAPLPSAAVQTRTQKKSRTFLSLRPHLPGPTQQDVLWRGRPTRAQRTHRAAVSGCRARFCAHLAFFDRSLPRPRTHRGPALCLGSGGFHRGILGTRRRWRPLTNAGGRGALTGQHATLASQCHEWSWATKCSLDQGLLKELKSSSTWYENN, encoded by the exons ATGCCGTGCTCGTGCGTCCAGTGGCGGCGATGGATCCGCCCGCTGGTTCTGCTCCTATACGTTGTCCTGCTGTTGGCTGTGGTGCCGTTGTGCGTCTGGGAGCTGCTCAAGGATAAG gtGGGGACTCACGGCAAAGCATGGTTCATCGCCGGTGTCTTTGTCTTCCTCACCATTCCCATCTCGCTGTGGGACATCCTGCAGCATCTGGTGCACTACACCCAGCCGGAGCTGCAGAGGCCAATCATCAG GATACTATGGATGGTGCCTATCTACAGTCTGGACAGC TGGCTGGCCCTGAGGTATCCCGGCCTGGCCATCTACGCGGACACGTGCAGGGAATGTTACGAGGCGTACGTCATCTACAACTTCCTGGTGTTCCTGCTTAATTTCCTGAGTAACCAGTATCCAAGTCTGGTGCTGATGCTGGaggtgcagcagcagcaggatcACCTGCCACCGCTTTGCTGCTGCCCGCCCTGGCCCATGGGAGA AGTGCTGCTCTTCAGATGCAAGCTAGGAGTCCTCCAGTACACTGTGGTTCGGCCCGTAACCACGGTGACCGCGCT GGTCTGTCAGCTGTGTGGCGTTTACGACGAAGCCAACTTCAGCTTTCGCAACGCTTGGTCCTACCTGGTCATCATCAACAATATATCGCAGCTG TTTGCCATGTACTGCCTGGTGTTGCTCTACCGAGCGCTAAAAGAGGAGCTGACCCCCATCAGACCCGTGGGCAAGTTCCTCTGCGTCAAACTGGTGGTCTTCGTCTCCTTCTG GCAGGCGGTGTTGATCGCGTTCCTGGTGAAGGTGGGCGTCATCTCGGAGAAACGTACATGGGACTGGGCCAGCGTGGAGGCGGTGGCCACTGGACTGCAG GACTTCATCATCTGCATAGAAATGTTCCTGGCGGCCATTGCGCACCATTACACCTTCACTCACAAGCCCTACATACAg GAGGCAGAGGAAGGAACGTGCTTGGATAGCTTTCTGGCCATGTGGGACTTCTCGGACATCAGGGCCGACGTCACCGAGCAGGTCCGCCACGTTGGTGAGCGCGCGCCCCTCCCTTCTGCCGCCGTTCAAACgagaacacaaaagaaaagccGAACCTTTTTGTCCCTTAGGCCGCACCTTCCTGGGCCGACCCAACAAGATGTACTTTGGCGCGGCCGCCCGACCCGAGCACAGCGAACACACCGGGCTGCTGTCTCAGGATGCCGCGCCCGCTTCTGTGCCCACCTCGCCTTCTTCGACCGGTCGCTACCAAGGCCTCGGACACACCGTGGCCCCGCACTCTGTCTCGGCTCCGGCGGGTTTCACCGCGGCATCCTGGGCACAAGACGACGATGGCGACCGCTCACCAACGCAGGCGGGAGAGGCGCATTAACAGGTCAACATGCAACGCTTGCTTCTCAGTGTCATGAATGGagctgggcgaccaaatgcagcttggaccagggtttattgaaggaacTCAAAAGTTCCTCGACTTGGTACGAGAATAACTGA
- the LOC119128146 gene encoding transmembrane protein 184C-like isoform X2 — translation MPCSCVQWRRWIRPLVLLLYVVLLLAVVPLCVWELLKDKVGTHGKAWFIAGVFVFLTIPISLWDILQHLVHYTQPELQRPIIRILWMVPIYSLDSWLALRYPGLAIYADTCRECYEAYVIYNFLVFLLNFLSNQYPSLVLMLEVQQQQDHLPPLCCCPPWPMGEVLLFRCKLGVLQYTVVRPVTTVTALVCQLCGVYDEANFSFRNAWSYLVIINNISQLFAMYCLVLLYRALKEELTPIRPVGKFLCVKLVVFVSFWQAVLIAFLVKVGVISEKRTWDWASVEAVATGLQDFIICIEMFLAAIAHHYTFTHKPYIQEAEEGTCLDSFLAMWDFSDIRADVTEQVRHVGRTFLGRPNKMYFGAAARPEHSEHTGLLSQDAAPASVPTSPSSTGRYQGLGHTVAPHSVSAPAGFTAASWAQDDDGDRSPTQAGEAH, via the exons ATGCCGTGCTCGTGCGTCCAGTGGCGGCGATGGATCCGCCCGCTGGTTCTGCTCCTATACGTTGTCCTGCTGTTGGCTGTGGTGCCGTTGTGCGTCTGGGAGCTGCTCAAGGATAAG gtGGGGACTCACGGCAAAGCATGGTTCATCGCCGGTGTCTTTGTCTTCCTCACCATTCCCATCTCGCTGTGGGACATCCTGCAGCATCTGGTGCACTACACCCAGCCGGAGCTGCAGAGGCCAATCATCAG GATACTATGGATGGTGCCTATCTACAGTCTGGACAGC TGGCTGGCCCTGAGGTATCCCGGCCTGGCCATCTACGCGGACACGTGCAGGGAATGTTACGAGGCGTACGTCATCTACAACTTCCTGGTGTTCCTGCTTAATTTCCTGAGTAACCAGTATCCAAGTCTGGTGCTGATGCTGGaggtgcagcagcagcaggatcACCTGCCACCGCTTTGCTGCTGCCCGCCCTGGCCCATGGGAGA AGTGCTGCTCTTCAGATGCAAGCTAGGAGTCCTCCAGTACACTGTGGTTCGGCCCGTAACCACGGTGACCGCGCT GGTCTGTCAGCTGTGTGGCGTTTACGACGAAGCCAACTTCAGCTTTCGCAACGCTTGGTCCTACCTGGTCATCATCAACAATATATCGCAGCTG TTTGCCATGTACTGCCTGGTGTTGCTCTACCGAGCGCTAAAAGAGGAGCTGACCCCCATCAGACCCGTGGGCAAGTTCCTCTGCGTCAAACTGGTGGTCTTCGTCTCCTTCTG GCAGGCGGTGTTGATCGCGTTCCTGGTGAAGGTGGGCGTCATCTCGGAGAAACGTACATGGGACTGGGCCAGCGTGGAGGCGGTGGCCACTGGACTGCAG GACTTCATCATCTGCATAGAAATGTTCCTGGCGGCCATTGCGCACCATTACACCTTCACTCACAAGCCCTACATACAg GAGGCAGAGGAAGGAACGTGCTTGGATAGCTTTCTGGCCATGTGGGACTTCTCGGACATCAGGGCCGACGTCACCGAGCAGGTCCGCCACGTTG GCCGCACCTTCCTGGGCCGACCCAACAAGATGTACTTTGGCGCGGCCGCCCGACCCGAGCACAGCGAACACACCGGGCTGCTGTCTCAGGATGCCGCGCCCGCTTCTGTGCCCACCTCGCCTTCTTCGACCGGTCGCTACCAAGGCCTCGGACACACCGTGGCCCCGCACTCTGTCTCGGCTCCGGCGGGTTTCACCGCGGCATCCTGGGCACAAGACGACGATGGCGACCGCTCACCAACGCAGGCGGGAGAGGCGCATTAA